In Micromonospora purpureochromogenes, a single window of DNA contains:
- a CDS encoding (Fe-S)-binding protein, with amino-acid sequence MGSVQIVTTILAAAITAVAVWLAVRAVMKMTAVIRLGQPAPERFTDKGARTRTMLVETAGHTRMLKWSVVGAAHWFVMVGFIVLSLLVLEAYFEVVTPTGGLPIVGHWTVFGLATEVIGVLGLVGILVLMAIRLHNRPTRPGGRSRFTGSTMWQGYFVEWIVLLVLIFGFVIRGFKVATDHFEYPVWATPLSHAVGAVLPDWQDGASVAALIKIVISMTWLIVISLNVTMGVAWHRFLAFPNIFFKREPAKPAGSGLGALRPMMSEGKPLDFEEADPEKDQFGVAQVEQFTWKGLLDFSTCTECGRCQSQCPAWNTGKPLSPKLLILSLRDHAYAKAPYLLAGGGKDLTGEEKATAAQLAHMDVLALAEADKPLIGTAEEGGVIDPDVLWSCTTCGACVEQCPVDIEHVDHIVDMRRYQVLIESSFPSEAGVMLRNLENKGNPWGAPQNTREDWTKGLDFEVPRVGEVDDFEYLFWVGCAGAFEDRAKKTTRAVATLLNEAGVKFAILGEGETCSGDPARRIGNEFVFQMLAQQNVETLNEAFEGREKAKRKIVATCPHCFNTLGNEYGQLGGEFEVVHHTQLLAHLVSTGKLTPVQPVDGGVTYHDPCYLGRHNRVFAAPREVLGDAIAGELTEMPRNSERSFCCGAGGARMWMEEKIGKRINVDRVEEAMATGARTVAVGCPFCSTMLNDGVNGKGAGEQVEVIDVASVLLRSVKPEQTQGDKETEPVAG; translated from the coding sequence ATGGGCAGCGTCCAGATCGTCACCACGATCCTCGCGGCCGCCATCACCGCCGTGGCGGTGTGGCTTGCGGTGCGCGCGGTCATGAAGATGACGGCCGTCATCCGGCTCGGGCAACCCGCCCCGGAGCGGTTCACCGACAAGGGCGCCCGCACCAGGACCATGCTGGTGGAGACCGCCGGCCACACCCGCATGCTCAAGTGGAGCGTGGTGGGCGCCGCGCACTGGTTCGTGATGGTCGGCTTCATCGTGCTGTCGCTGCTGGTGCTCGAGGCGTACTTCGAGGTGGTCACCCCGACCGGTGGGCTGCCGATCGTCGGGCACTGGACGGTCTTCGGCCTGGCCACCGAGGTCATCGGCGTGCTGGGCCTGGTCGGCATCCTGGTGCTGATGGCGATCCGGCTGCACAACCGGCCCACCCGGCCGGGCGGTCGCTCCCGGTTCACCGGCTCGACGATGTGGCAGGGCTACTTCGTCGAGTGGATCGTGCTGCTGGTCCTGATCTTCGGGTTCGTGATCCGGGGCTTCAAGGTCGCCACCGACCACTTCGAGTACCCGGTCTGGGCCACCCCGCTCAGCCACGCGGTCGGGGCGGTGCTGCCCGACTGGCAGGACGGGGCCAGCGTCGCCGCGCTCATCAAGATCGTCATCTCGATGACCTGGCTGATCGTCATCTCGCTGAACGTGACCATGGGTGTCGCCTGGCACCGCTTCCTGGCGTTCCCCAACATCTTCTTCAAGCGTGAGCCGGCCAAGCCCGCCGGTTCCGGCCTCGGCGCCCTGCGGCCGATGATGAGCGAGGGCAAGCCGCTCGACTTCGAGGAGGCCGACCCGGAGAAGGACCAGTTCGGCGTCGCCCAGGTCGAGCAGTTCACCTGGAAGGGCCTGCTGGACTTCAGCACCTGCACCGAGTGCGGCCGCTGCCAGTCGCAGTGCCCGGCCTGGAACACCGGCAAGCCGCTGTCGCCGAAGCTGCTGATCCTCAGCCTGCGGGACCACGCGTACGCCAAGGCGCCGTACCTGCTGGCCGGCGGCGGCAAGGACCTCACCGGCGAGGAGAAGGCCACCGCCGCGCAGCTCGCCCACATGGACGTGCTCGCCCTGGCCGAGGCGGACAAGCCGCTGATCGGCACCGCCGAGGAGGGCGGGGTCATCGACCCCGACGTGCTCTGGTCGTGCACCACCTGCGGCGCCTGCGTCGAGCAGTGCCCGGTCGACATCGAGCACGTCGACCACATCGTCGACATGCGTCGCTACCAGGTGCTGATCGAGTCGAGCTTCCCGTCCGAGGCCGGCGTCATGCTCCGCAACCTGGAGAACAAGGGCAACCCGTGGGGCGCCCCGCAGAACACCCGCGAGGACTGGACCAAGGGCCTCGACTTCGAGGTGCCGCGGGTCGGCGAGGTGGACGACTTCGAGTACCTGTTCTGGGTCGGCTGTGCCGGCGCGTTCGAGGACCGGGCCAAGAAGACCACCCGCGCGGTCGCCACGCTGCTCAACGAGGCGGGCGTCAAGTTCGCCATCCTCGGCGAGGGCGAGACCTGCTCGGGCGACCCGGCCCGCCGGATCGGCAACGAGTTCGTCTTCCAGATGCTCGCCCAGCAGAACGTCGAGACTCTGAACGAGGCGTTCGAGGGTCGGGAGAAGGCCAAGCGCAAGATCGTGGCCACCTGCCCGCACTGCTTCAACACGCTGGGCAACGAGTACGGCCAGCTCGGCGGCGAGTTCGAGGTCGTGCACCACACCCAGCTCCTGGCGCACCTGGTCTCGACCGGCAAGCTGACCCCGGTGCAGCCGGTGGACGGCGGGGTCACCTACCACGACCCCTGCTACCTGGGCCGGCACAACCGGGTCTTCGCCGCGCCGCGTGAGGTGCTGGGCGACGCGATCGCCGGCGAGCTCACCGAGATGCCCCGCAACAGCGAGCGCTCCTTCTGCTGCGGCGCCGGCGGCGCCCGGATGTGGATGGAGGAGAAGATCGGCAAGCGGATCAACGTGGACCGGGTCGAAGAGGCCATGGCCACCGGCGCGCGGACGGTCGCCGTCGGCTGCCCGTTCTGCTCGACGATGCTCAACGACGGGGTCAACGGCAAGGGCGCCGGCGAGCAGGTCGAGGTCATCGACGTGGCCAGCGTGCTGCTCCGCTCGGTCAAGCCCGAGCAGACGCAGGGCGACAAGGAGACCGAGCCGGTCGCCGGCTGA
- a CDS encoding cell division protein CrgA — MPKSQVRKKKVYTPPTDVRPTSTAATRKPSPVWLPATAVALIVGGIGWLVVYYLSEQEYPVATWGYWNLAVGFGAMVASLILLSRWR, encoded by the coding sequence GTGCCCAAGTCTCAGGTCCGCAAGAAGAAGGTGTACACCCCGCCGACGGACGTGCGTCCGACGAGCACGGCGGCGACGCGCAAGCCTAGCCCTGTGTGGCTGCCGGCGACCGCGGTCGCGCTGATCGTCGGCGGCATCGGCTGGCTGGTGGTCTACTACCTCTCCGAGCAGGAGTACCCGGTCGCCACCTGGGGCTACTGGAACCTCGCGGTCGGCTTCGGCGCGATGGTCGCCTCGCTGATCCTGCTCTCCCGCTGGCGCTGA
- a CDS encoding DUF881 domain-containing protein, giving the protein MEYTSGAASWQKAMRRAVAALLPRRPRQRRPGWSIGVPLIAAAAGLLFTTTATTAGGTALREDRRPQLTQLIEDRREQVAASELRAARLRAEVESQTAALADTDGPVKEQRDRAGRSLEAAGFTALSGPGVTVELNDAPRRNDQILPKDATNDDLVVHQGDVQAVVNALWAGGAEAMSIMNVRVLSTSAVRCVGNTLLLHGRVYSPPFKIVAIGDPAALQQALAGSEGVGLFKQAVEHYQLGYKETVSSVTVPAFEDSTALRSATVPR; this is encoded by the coding sequence GTGGAGTACACATCCGGCGCGGCGTCCTGGCAGAAGGCCATGCGGCGGGCGGTCGCCGCGCTCCTGCCACGGCGGCCGCGGCAGCGGCGACCGGGCTGGTCGATCGGGGTGCCGCTGATCGCCGCCGCAGCCGGGCTGCTCTTCACCACCACCGCCACCACCGCCGGCGGCACCGCCCTGCGGGAGGACCGGCGACCCCAGCTGACCCAGTTGATCGAGGACCGGCGCGAGCAGGTGGCGGCCAGCGAGTTGCGGGCCGCCCGGCTGCGCGCCGAGGTCGAGAGCCAGACCGCCGCGCTGGCCGACACCGACGGCCCCGTGAAGGAGCAGCGCGACCGGGCCGGACGCAGCCTGGAGGCCGCCGGGTTCACCGCGCTGTCCGGGCCGGGGGTGACCGTCGAGCTGAACGACGCGCCCCGCCGCAACGACCAGATCCTGCCCAAGGACGCGACCAACGACGACCTGGTCGTCCACCAGGGCGATGTGCAGGCGGTGGTGAACGCGCTCTGGGCCGGCGGCGCGGAGGCCATGTCAATCATGAACGTCCGCGTGCTGTCCACCAGCGCGGTACGCTGCGTGGGTAACACCCTGCTGCTGCACGGCCGGGTGTACTCCCCACCGTTCAAGATCGTAGCAATCGGCGATCCCGCTGCCCTCCAGCAGGCCCTCGCCGGCTCTGAGGGAGTCGGGTTGTTCAAGCAGGCGGTCGAGCACTACCAGCTGGGCTACAAGGAGACCGTCTCCTCCGTGACCGTGCCGGCCTTCGAGGACTCCACCGCTCTGCGATCGGCGACGGTGCCCCGATGA
- a CDS encoding class E sortase, which yields MSPDGRDPRHRDRSDDETAVIPAVEGSTPPARPNSWPDPVLPPRSSANRPPTPPAPASRSAAPDATDRATADPGRARPPVDPTPERPAAHPVSGGAAPARPTDGPTRPAPPAWPGNAPVRPAAPAAHPSAAPAAVPPAPAGPAIHRSPAPSERPAAPAPAAAADHQPRSGVRPQPVTEAPTAFLPIVPARPADRQGSAPEARGTRQPVAGGVAGPGHPHPAEARPGVPAPQAGPGGPGLPRVAAPEGGLPRAAAPEGGLPRPAAPEGGLPRAAAPEGGPAGVAASSGRTDAWGTAGGPDSGPTGAYRTGGATDRFADPAATAIIPAVTGRPAPTQPALDSTALMGAVPPVPERDGPAEDKPAEPPQPRRGERVVQLRPHQTDEGYKSVYSELTRPSLASRVRSGVRVTGEVLITFGLVVLLFAGYEIWGKSAIVDAHQGDLSSQLAQEWGPSGDPTVAPSAGPTAKPKPPVEGKPIAGLYIPKLDKNWVVVEGVTQKDIRYAPGHYPKSALPGQVGNFSVAGHRNRATFWRLDELDDGDAIVVETKTDWYVYKVIKSRIVRPDQVEVVAPAPIRLEPGEKPKKLLTLTTCNPKFDNYQRLIIHAELDTAASIPKSEGRPAALGG from the coding sequence ATGAGTCCCGACGGCAGGGACCCGCGCCACCGCGACCGGAGCGACGACGAGACCGCGGTCATCCCCGCGGTCGAGGGCTCGACCCCGCCGGCCCGCCCCAACAGCTGGCCCGACCCGGTGCTGCCGCCGCGCTCGTCCGCGAACCGGCCGCCGACCCCGCCCGCCCCGGCCTCCCGATCGGCCGCTCCCGACGCGACCGACCGCGCGACCGCCGACCCGGGGCGCGCCCGGCCGCCCGTCGACCCGACACCCGAGCGCCCGGCCGCCCACCCGGTCTCCGGTGGCGCGGCGCCGGCCCGCCCGACCGACGGCCCGACCCGCCCCGCGCCGCCCGCGTGGCCCGGCAACGCCCCGGTCCGCCCGGCCGCGCCCGCCGCTCACCCATCCGCGGCCCCGGCCGCCGTGCCGCCGGCTCCGGCCGGGCCGGCGATCCACCGGTCACCCGCGCCGTCGGAGCGCCCCGCCGCGCCCGCCCCGGCGGCCGCCGCCGACCACCAGCCCAGATCCGGGGTACGGCCGCAGCCCGTCACCGAGGCGCCGACCGCCTTCCTCCCGATCGTCCCCGCCCGTCCCGCGGACCGTCAGGGGAGCGCACCCGAGGCCCGAGGCACCAGGCAGCCCGTCGCCGGCGGCGTCGCCGGCCCGGGGCACCCGCACCCGGCCGAGGCCCGTCCCGGCGTACCCGCGCCGCAGGCCGGCCCAGGCGGGCCTGGCCTGCCCCGTGTGGCCGCTCCCGAGGGCGGCCTGCCCCGCGCGGCCGCCCCGGAAGGCGGACTGCCCCGCCCGGCCGCACCGGAGGGTGGCCTGCCCCGCGCGGCCGCTCCGGAGGGTGGACCGGCCGGCGTGGCAGCTTCCAGCGGTCGAACGGACGCCTGGGGTACCGCCGGCGGCCCGGACAGCGGACCGACCGGCGCCTACCGCACCGGTGGCGCAACCGACCGGTTCGCGGACCCGGCGGCCACCGCGATCATCCCGGCGGTGACCGGACGGCCCGCGCCCACCCAGCCGGCGCTGGACTCGACGGCGCTGATGGGCGCGGTGCCCCCCGTGCCCGAGCGCGACGGCCCGGCCGAGGACAAGCCCGCCGAGCCGCCGCAGCCCCGGCGCGGCGAGCGGGTGGTCCAACTCCGCCCGCACCAGACCGACGAGGGCTACAAGAGCGTCTACTCGGAGCTGACCCGGCCCTCTCTGGCGTCCCGGGTGCGCTCCGGCGTCCGGGTCACCGGCGAGGTGCTGATCACCTTCGGTCTGGTGGTGCTGCTCTTCGCCGGGTACGAGATCTGGGGCAAGTCGGCCATCGTCGACGCCCACCAGGGCGACCTGAGCAGCCAACTGGCGCAGGAGTGGGGCCCGAGCGGGGACCCCACCGTCGCACCGTCCGCCGGTCCGACGGCCAAGCCCAAGCCCCCGGTGGAGGGCAAGCCGATCGCCGGCCTCTACATCCCCAAGCTCGACAAGAACTGGGTCGTGGTGGAGGGCGTCACGCAGAAGGACATTCGGTACGCCCCGGGCCACTACCCGAAGAGCGCGCTGCCCGGCCAGGTGGGCAACTTCTCCGTCGCCGGACACCGCAACCGGGCCACCTTCTGGCGGCTGGACGAGCTCGACGACGGCGACGCGATCGTCGTCGAGACCAAGACCGACTGGTACGTCTACAAGGTGATCAAGAGTCGGATCGTCCGCCCCGACCAGGTGGAGGTCGTCGCGCCGGCACCGATCAGGCTGGAGCCGGGAGAGAAGCCGAAAAAGTTGCTCACCCTGACCACCTGCAACCCGAAGTTCGACAACTACCAGCGCCTGATCATCCACGCGGAGCTGGACACCGCGGCCAGCATTCCCAAGTCCGAGGGCCGCCCGGCGGCGCTGGGAGGCTGA
- a CDS encoding aminodeoxychorismate/anthranilate synthase component II yields MRVLVIDNYDSFVFNLVQYLGQLGVDCEVRRNDEIDVAEVGRLDAAGVLLSPGPGSPDRAGICLDVIKAYAGKLPIFGVCLGHQAIGEAFGATVTRAPELLHGKTSEVRHHSVGVLAGLPDPFTATRYHSLAVLPETLPDELEVTGWTGSGVVMAMRHRTLPIEGVQFHPESVLTEGGHLMLANWLAACGHPEALDRAPELAAEVDARRRAAFANT; encoded by the coding sequence ATGCGTGTCCTGGTCATCGACAACTACGACTCGTTCGTCTTCAACCTGGTGCAGTACCTCGGCCAGCTCGGCGTCGACTGCGAGGTCCGCCGCAACGACGAGATCGACGTCGCCGAGGTCGGCCGGCTCGACGCGGCCGGGGTGCTGCTCTCCCCCGGCCCGGGCAGCCCGGACCGCGCCGGCATCTGCCTCGACGTGATCAAGGCGTACGCCGGCAAGCTGCCCATCTTCGGCGTCTGCCTCGGTCACCAGGCCATCGGTGAGGCATTCGGCGCCACTGTGACCCGGGCTCCGGAGCTGCTGCACGGCAAGACCTCGGAGGTACGCCACCACTCGGTCGGCGTGCTGGCCGGGCTGCCGGACCCGTTCACCGCCACCCGGTACCACTCGCTCGCCGTGCTCCCGGAGACGCTGCCGGACGAGCTGGAGGTAACCGGCTGGACCGGGTCCGGCGTCGTGATGGCGATGCGCCACCGGACGCTGCCGATCGAGGGCGTCCAGTTCCACCCGGAGTCGGTGCTGACCGAGGGCGGCCACCTGATGCTGGCGAACTGGCTGGCCGCCTGCGGCCACCCGGAGGCGCTGGACCGCGCTCCGGAGCTGGCCGCCGAGGTGGACGCGCGGCGGCGGGCCGCCTTCGCCAACACCTGA
- the pknB gene encoding Stk1 family PASTA domain-containing Ser/Thr kinase — protein MTAQARLLGGRYQVGELLGYGGMAEVHRGRDLRLGRDVAIKMLRTDLARDATFQMRFRREAQNAASLNHPAIVAVYDTGEETAPTGETLPFIVMEFVNGRTLKEVLGVESRLQPRRALEICADMCAALEFSHRHGIIHRDIKPGNVMLTQTGQVKVMDFGIARALASGVTTMTQTSAVIGTAQYLSPEQARGESVDARSDVYAAGCVLFELICGHPPFVGDSPVSVAYQHVREAPPTPSDINPDVNPAVDAIVLKALSKNPLNRYQSAGEMRADLLRAAAGRPVLATPVMPQDETAHLAPAAGGYPTQVVGAQTRQQAPARVGDPGRRKSSAWVIAAFAAVGVLAVIALVAALLLQNDDPEKVQVPNLAGKDQATAFNEIRNAGLVPGLGDELFSTTCKKGTVAEQTPPAGSSLEENRQVTVRMCGGPGTKAVPAGLVGGTYESVKQQLESDGFVVKPQEKDSPREKGLVLEVNPPSGTKVAEGATITVTISKGNVGDVPRVIGLTEDEARAELKSAGYQVRVRDGDEVPAADAGKVTGQSPGPGTNLAKGKTVTIEVSIPEPTQEPTPPTPTPGATTPTPGTGGGGGLPFPTSPPARLSGE, from the coding sequence ATGACAGCGCAGGCCCGCCTGCTCGGTGGCAGGTACCAGGTCGGCGAGCTGCTCGGCTACGGCGGCATGGCGGAGGTCCACCGTGGTCGTGACCTCCGGCTGGGCCGGGACGTCGCGATCAAGATGCTCCGCACCGACCTGGCCCGGGACGCCACCTTCCAGATGCGGTTCCGTCGGGAGGCGCAGAACGCCGCCTCGCTGAACCACCCGGCGATCGTTGCCGTCTACGACACCGGCGAGGAGACCGCCCCGACCGGCGAGACGCTCCCGTTCATCGTGATGGAGTTCGTCAACGGCCGCACGCTGAAGGAGGTCCTCGGCGTCGAGAGCCGGCTCCAACCGCGCCGGGCGTTGGAGATCTGCGCCGACATGTGCGCGGCGCTGGAGTTCAGCCACCGGCACGGGATCATCCACCGGGACATCAAGCCGGGCAACGTGATGCTCACCCAGACCGGCCAGGTCAAGGTGATGGACTTCGGCATCGCCCGGGCGCTGGCCAGCGGCGTGACCACGATGACCCAGACCAGCGCGGTCATCGGCACCGCGCAGTACCTCTCCCCGGAGCAGGCGCGCGGCGAGTCCGTGGACGCCCGCTCCGACGTCTACGCCGCCGGCTGCGTGCTCTTCGAGCTGATCTGCGGGCACCCGCCGTTCGTCGGGGACAGCCCGGTGAGCGTGGCCTACCAGCACGTACGGGAGGCCCCGCCGACCCCGAGCGACATCAACCCGGACGTCAACCCGGCGGTCGACGCGATCGTGCTCAAGGCGCTGTCGAAGAACCCGCTGAACCGCTACCAGAGTGCCGGCGAGATGCGGGCCGACCTGCTCCGGGCCGCCGCCGGCCGGCCGGTGCTGGCCACCCCGGTCATGCCGCAGGACGAGACGGCGCACCTCGCCCCGGCCGCCGGTGGGTACCCGACGCAGGTAGTCGGCGCGCAGACCCGGCAGCAGGCCCCGGCGCGGGTCGGCGACCCGGGTCGGCGCAAGAGCTCGGCCTGGGTGATCGCCGCGTTCGCCGCGGTCGGCGTGCTGGCGGTGATCGCCCTGGTGGCGGCGCTGCTGCTGCAGAACGACGACCCCGAGAAGGTCCAGGTGCCGAACCTGGCGGGCAAGGACCAGGCCACCGCCTTCAACGAGATCCGCAACGCGGGTCTGGTGCCGGGGCTGGGTGACGAACTCTTCAGCACCACCTGCAAGAAGGGCACGGTCGCCGAGCAGACGCCGCCCGCCGGCAGCAGCCTGGAGGAGAACCGCCAGGTGACCGTCCGGATGTGCGGCGGTCCGGGCACCAAGGCGGTCCCGGCCGGACTGGTGGGCGGTACCTACGAGAGCGTCAAGCAGCAGTTGGAGTCCGACGGCTTCGTGGTCAAGCCCCAGGAGAAGGACAGCCCACGCGAGAAGGGCCTGGTCCTCGAGGTGAACCCGCCGTCGGGGACGAAGGTCGCCGAGGGCGCCACGATCACGGTCACCATCTCGAAGGGCAACGTGGGCGACGTCCCGCGCGTCATCGGCCTCACCGAGGACGAGGCCCGGGCCGAGCTGAAGAGCGCCGGCTACCAGGTGCGGGTGCGGGACGGCGACGAGGTGCCCGCGGCGGACGCCGGCAAGGTCACCGGGCAGAGCCCGGGTCCGGGGACCAACCTGGCCAAGGGCAAGACGGTCACCATCGAGGTGTCCATCCCCGAGCCCACCCAGGAGCCGACCCCGCCCACCCCGACCCCCGGCGCCACCACGCCGACCCCGGGCACCGGCGGCGGTGGGGGCCTGCCCTTCCCCACCTCACCCCCGGCCCGGTTGTCCGGCGAGTGA
- a CDS encoding serine/threonine-protein kinase yields MLHPGVQLGNRYRLDERIASGGMGDVWRGTDQVLGRTVAVKSLLPALLDDPGFAERFRGEARTMATINHPGVVDVYDFGSDQQIAFLIMEYVEGDALSATLSRVGRLTPARTMALVAQAADALHAAHEKGIVHRDVKPGNLLVRPNGTLVLTDFGIARSDLVGQLTAAGSVLGTASYISPEQATGAVATPASDVYALGVVAYQCLAGRRPFDGDNPLEIAMKHVREAPRPLPGDIPPQVRAIVERALAKDPAARWPSAAALASVARQAKLALSQQARSGGHAGPVSGAPASPAAPVARAQVPAARQQHRPPALAQQPRPAAAGQARPPVAARQPQPPAAAQRSPAAPQSRPPVAQPAPPRGVVSSAPTRSDRPVGYARQPVPAAAPPRRSRSGMVTVAILLAVLVLVCSGVISYRARQDALTGDPGASGPLSVTSGAVSAYGRDDLAQKPYRRVERLRPGGGETTTSEGRRTR; encoded by the coding sequence ATGCTTCACCCCGGCGTCCAGCTCGGCAACCGCTACCGTCTTGACGAGCGGATCGCCAGCGGTGGCATGGGCGACGTCTGGCGCGGCACCGACCAGGTGCTGGGCCGTACGGTGGCGGTGAAGAGCCTGCTCCCGGCGCTGCTGGACGATCCCGGTTTCGCCGAGCGGTTCCGGGGCGAGGCGCGGACCATGGCCACCATCAACCACCCGGGCGTGGTCGACGTCTACGACTTCGGCAGCGACCAGCAGATCGCCTTCCTGATCATGGAGTACGTCGAGGGCGACGCGCTGTCGGCGACGCTGAGCCGGGTCGGCCGGCTCACCCCGGCCCGGACGATGGCACTGGTCGCCCAGGCGGCCGACGCGCTGCACGCCGCCCACGAGAAGGGCATCGTGCACCGGGACGTGAAGCCGGGCAACCTGCTGGTCCGGCCGAACGGGACGCTGGTGCTGACCGACTTCGGCATCGCCCGCTCCGACCTGGTCGGTCAGCTCACGGCCGCCGGCTCGGTGCTCGGCACCGCCTCGTACATCTCCCCGGAGCAGGCCACCGGCGCGGTCGCCACCCCCGCCTCCGACGTGTACGCGCTCGGCGTGGTGGCGTACCAGTGCCTTGCCGGCCGGCGTCCGTTCGACGGGGACAACCCGCTCGAGATCGCGATGAAGCACGTCCGGGAGGCACCCCGGCCGCTGCCCGGCGACATCCCGCCGCAGGTCCGGGCGATCGTGGAGCGGGCCCTGGCGAAGGATCCCGCGGCCCGGTGGCCCAGCGCCGCCGCGCTGGCCTCGGTGGCCAGGCAGGCGAAGCTCGCGCTGTCCCAGCAGGCCCGGTCCGGTGGACACGCCGGCCCGGTCTCCGGGGCACCCGCCTCCCCGGCCGCCCCGGTGGCCCGCGCCCAGGTGCCGGCCGCCCGCCAGCAGCACCGGCCGCCCGCGCTGGCCCAGCAGCCCCGCCCGGCGGCCGCCGGGCAGGCCCGCCCGCCGGTCGCCGCGCGGCAGCCGCAGCCGCCCGCCGCGGCGCAGCGTTCGCCGGCCGCGCCGCAGTCCCGGCCGCCGGTCGCGCAGCCCGCGCCACCGCGCGGGGTCGTGTCGTCGGCTCCCACCCGGTCCGACCGCCCCGTCGGGTACGCCCGGCAGCCGGTCCCGGCTGCCGCTCCGCCGCGCCGTTCCAGGTCAGGCATGGTGACCGTGGCCATCCTGCTGGCCGTACTGGTCCTGGTCTGCTCCGGCGTGATTTCCTACAGGGCGCGGCAGGACGCGCTGACCGGTGACCCCGGCGCATCCGGCCCGCTGAGCGTGACGTCCGGCGCGGTGAGCGCGTACGGACGCGACGATCTGGCCCAGAAGCCGTACCGTCGGGTGGAACGGCTTCGACCGGGTGGCGGCGAGACGACGACGAGCGAAGGACGACGAACGCGATGA
- a CDS encoding peptidoglycan D,D-transpeptidase FtsI family protein — MNAPLRRVGVVVMILFGLLFANLNWIQAYKADEYRNSDYNGRVQVAEYERRRGNIEAGGTAFATSKETSGKLKFLRSYPGGAKYAHVLGYKPVNLADTGIERVENEFLAGTSDALIANRIKDMFTGDETGGGNVLLTLSKRAQDTAYEQLRNNNNGAKKGAAIAIDPHTGAVQALVSMPSFDPNPLADHDTNAASAAYNRLEQDPDGPLKNRALAETLPPGSTFKIVVAAAALENGVGKNTQIPAGASWTPPTSGSPIRNAAQSICPEPQVSLIEAVRESCNTGFAQLGVKLGADTVKEKARQFGFEQDDLTVGQLGEDGLTVAPSRTGAMEAPGGGTDPAALAQSSIGQRDVKMTPLQGALIAGTVANGGKQMRPYLVKQLLAPDRTTSYYTAKSRELRQPVDGTVAADLREMMVAVVEDGTGNKAQIDGYTVGGKTGTAQSGPQTPDHGWFIGFALDKNGTPVSAVCVVLEEAGSGGSSEAARIGGRIMQAAIADSGGR; from the coding sequence GTGAACGCACCCCTGCGCCGCGTCGGCGTCGTCGTCATGATCCTGTTCGGTCTGCTCTTCGCGAACCTGAACTGGATCCAGGCCTACAAGGCCGACGAATACCGCAACAGCGACTACAACGGCCGGGTCCAGGTGGCCGAGTACGAGCGCCGGCGCGGCAACATCGAGGCCGGCGGCACCGCCTTCGCCACCAGCAAGGAGACCAGCGGCAAGCTGAAGTTCCTGCGCAGCTACCCCGGCGGGGCGAAGTATGCGCACGTGCTCGGCTACAAGCCGGTCAACCTCGCGGACACCGGCATCGAGCGGGTGGAGAACGAATTCCTGGCCGGCACCAGCGACGCGCTGATCGCGAACCGGATCAAGGACATGTTCACCGGCGACGAGACCGGTGGCGGCAACGTGCTGCTCACCCTCTCCAAGCGCGCCCAGGACACCGCGTACGAGCAGCTGCGCAACAACAACAACGGGGCGAAGAAGGGCGCGGCGATCGCCATCGACCCGCATACCGGGGCGGTGCAGGCGCTCGTCTCGATGCCCAGCTTCGACCCGAACCCGCTGGCCGACCACGACACGAACGCGGCCTCCGCCGCGTACAACCGGCTGGAGCAGGACCCGGACGGCCCGCTGAAGAACCGGGCGCTCGCCGAGACGCTGCCGCCCGGCTCCACCTTCAAGATCGTCGTCGCCGCCGCGGCGCTGGAGAACGGGGTCGGCAAGAACACCCAGATCCCGGCCGGGGCGAGCTGGACCCCGCCCACCTCGGGCTCCCCGATCCGCAACGCCGCCCAGTCGATCTGCCCGGAGCCACAGGTCAGCCTGATCGAGGCGGTCCGGGAGTCGTGCAACACCGGCTTCGCCCAGCTCGGCGTGAAGCTCGGCGCGGACACCGTCAAGGAGAAGGCCCGCCAGTTCGGCTTCGAGCAGGACGACCTCACCGTCGGCCAGCTCGGCGAGGACGGCCTCACCGTCGCGCCGAGCCGGACCGGCGCGATGGAGGCCCCCGGCGGCGGCACCGACCCGGCCGCGCTGGCCCAGTCCTCCATCGGGCAGCGCGACGTCAAGATGACCCCGCTGCAGGGCGCGCTGATCGCCGGCACGGTCGCCAACGGTGGCAAACAGATGCGGCCGTACCTGGTCAAGCAGCTCCTCGCGCCGGACCGCACCACCAGCTACTACACCGCCAAGTCCCGCGAGCTGCGCCAGCCGGTTGACGGCACGGTCGCCGCCGACCTGCGGGAGATGATGGTCGCCGTGGTCGAGGACGGCACCGGCAACAAGGCGCAGATCGACGGCTACACGGTCGGCGGCAAGACCGGCACCGCCCAGTCCGGCCCGCAGACGCCCGACCACGGCTGGTTCATCGGGTTCGCCCTCGACAAGAACGGCACTCCGGTCTCCGCGGTCTGCGTGGTGCTGGAGGAGGCCGGCAGCGGCGGCAGCTCCGAGGCGGCCCGGATCGGTGGCCGGATCATGCAGGCGGCCATCGCCGACTCCGGGGGCCGCTGA